The segment CTTCGTCTTCGGGCGCCAGGACTCCTTCGAACCCTGAATAGGCCGCGGTGTATTGCCCCTTGCGGAAGTAGGCCTGGATGTACTCGGCGTCGAGATCCCGGTGGAGTTCGGCGCCCTTGCTCCCGGCGCGGCAATGCGCCGGCCAACTGTCCACGAAGTCCGGTGTATCCGAAAAATGGCTGCCCGGGTCCACGTGCCAGTCCTGCGTGGCCACGACGTGGTCGAAGTGCTGGTGGTTCGCGTCAAGGTATTCGCTGATGGCGGCAGCCGTGGCGGCGCCACCGTCCACGGCGAGGGACCCGCCCTCGCAGAAATCGTTCTGGACGTCCACGATAATCAGGGCGCGGGACATTCAGTCCTCCTCATAGACGGTGGGGATTGCCGGCTCGCCGCGCTGCAGCCTCCGGACTACCGGGGGGAGTTCGGCCATGGTCGCAGCATGGCGTTCCTGTGCCCGGACCACGCCCTCGTGTCCTGTCCATCCCGGGAGCAGTTCTCCGTTTTTGATGAACCGCTGGAGCAGCGGACGGTCGTTGCCGTCGTCTTCCGGGCGGTGTCCGATGCCCACGATCTCCTGGGTGGCGATGCCGAGTTC is part of the Arthrobacter ramosus genome and harbors:
- a CDS encoding isochorismatase family protein gives rise to the protein MSRALIIVDVQNDFCEGGSLAVDGGAATAAAISEYLDANHQHFDHVVATQDWHVDPGSHFSDTPDFVDSWPAHCRAGSKGAELHRDLDAEYIQAYFRKGQYTAAYSGFEGVLAPEDEVPMGELAPGAVPSVELDEDALGLDDWLQSHGVEEVVVVGIATDYCVKATALDAVQAGYSVTVIGDLTAGIAEDLDETYAELEENGVELGQR